The Pecten maximus chromosome 10, xPecMax1.1, whole genome shotgun sequence region ACCCTGACTACACggtacatacagatctacctAACCCTGACTACACGATACATACAGATCTACCTAGCCCTGACTACACggtacatacagatctacctaaccctggtcacactgtacatacagatctacctaaccctgactacacggtacatacagatatacctaaccctgactacacggtacatacagatctacctaaccctgactacacgatacatacagatctacctaaccctgactacacggtacatacagatctacctAATCCTGGTCACACGGTACATACAGTTCTTCCTAACCCTGACTACACggtacatacagatctacctaaccctgactacacggtacatacagatctacctaaccctgactacacggtacatacagatctacctAACCCTGGTCACACTGTACATACAGATCTACATAACCCTGACTACACggtacatacagatctacctaaccctgactacacggtacatacagatctacctAACCCTGACTACACGGTACATACAGATCTATCTAACCCTGACTACACggtacatacagatctacctaaccctgactacacggtacatacagatctacctaaccctgactacacggtacatacagatctacctaaccctgactacacggtacatacagatctacctCACCCTGACTACACggtacatacagatctacctAACCCTGGTCACACggtacatacagatctacctaaccctgactacacggtacatacagatctacctaaccctgactacacggtacatacagatatacctaaccctgactacacggtacatacagatctaccCAACCCTGACTACACggtacatacagatctacctaaccctgactacacggtacatacagatctaccctaaccctgactacacggtacatacagatctacctaaccctgactacacggtacatacagatctaccCAACCCTGACTACACGGTACATACAGATATACCTAACCCTGACTACACGGTACATAAAGATCTACCTAACCCTGGTCATACCgtacatacagatctacctAACCCTGACTACACGGTACATACAGATATACCTAACCCTGGTCACACggtacatacagatctacctaaccctgactacacggtacatacagatctacctAACCCTGACTACACGGTACATAAAGATCTACCTAACCCTGACTACACGATACATACAGATCTACCTAACCCTGACTACACggtacatacagatctacctAACCCTGGTCACACCgtacatacagatctacctAACCCTGGTCACACCgtacatacagatctacctaaccctgactacacggtacatacagatctacctaaccctgactacacggtacatacagatctacctaaccctgactacacggtacatacagatctaccCAACCCTGACTACACCGTACATACAGATATACCTAACCCTGACTTCACggtacatacagatctacctaaccctgactacacggtacatacagatctacctaaccctgactacacgatacatacagatctacctaaccctgactacacagtacatacagatctacctAACCCTGACTACACGGTACATACACATCTACCTAACCCTGACTACACGGTACATACACATCTACCTAACTCTGACTACACGATACATACAGATCTACCTAACCCTGACTACACggtacatacagatctacctaaccctgactacacggtacatacagatctacctaaccctgactacacggtacatacagatctacctAACCTGACTACACggtacatacagatctacctaaccctgactacacggtacatacagatctacctAACCCTGGTCACACGgtacatacatatctacctaaccctgactacaccgtacatacagatctacctAACCCTTTCTCAGTTCAGTTAACCTCTTAATAAAAAGGCTCATGCCAAGCGCAGACGTGGGGCCACTAGAAGAGTTATTAGAAAGCACTTACAGTAGAATTTGTCTTGCAATTAAAGATGGAATAGCTTCGATGGTACAGTAGTGTGCAGCAACTGATACTTTGGTTGAGGGgagggggcggggggggggggggggggggctgtctCTTTGATACATAGCAACATGATCATTGAGTttgatgtgtactgtgtaagatcactaaatgtttgttttttgttccaGATGTAGAGGTACGCATAAGTCACGTTCAACGATTGAAGCTTTTTACAAATACGACGAATGGAGTGACTGCCCATTATGAACAAGCAATATTCCCGACTCCACCTTTGACAATAGAACAGATACTTGAGTCAAGGCGCGCAGTGGTCCAAAAGATATGTGCCAAAGAGTTCAACAGCAGCGTGAAAACTGTTGGCCGGGCTCCAATTTTCTTCTATTCCAAATCAGCAAAGATGACATGCTGTAAAGCTCCAAAAACCGGAAGTTCATTTTGGGGAACGGTTGTCTTAGCGATCGAATCTCAGAAAAAATCCGATGATGCATTTCATATTAACAGGAATTCAGTCCACGGAAGGAATGAGATTGGGCTTGGAACATTTGTAAACGCAAGTCGACATTCATTATCAGTAATGGTGTCTCGGGACCCTTTCACTAGATTGTTCTCTGCTTATGTTGATAAATACTTTCTTCTGGGGCAGCTTGGTCGCAGAATTCAAAGCGCGCTAAAGAAAGGACCGTTTAGGATGAATGGAGGGATATGTGGCTATGACGTATCATTTTCTGATTTCTTAAATTATGTCACGGATATGGCACTGAAAGGAGTGGACCTGAATGAACATTTCATGCCAGTTGTCAAGCTTTGTGATCCATGCAAATTACATTATGATGTTATCAGCAAACAGGAGTCTCTCACAAAAGACACAAAACATGTTCTAGGCCTGCTCAAATTTTCCGACACAAAGAAAATGGACATTCAAAATAGTTTGAAAAAGGGACTTAAAAATACAGTTTACTCGCTAGTTTCTTCGTATTTAACAGACTATAAAATATATCGCTCTGACTGTCCAGATAGAGTaagccattttgaaaaagtCTGGAAAACTCTACAAGTCCAGGGTTATGTGAGTACGAAAGCAGATTTTCCTAGACGCGAATTTCAGAAGATGCGACTTTTCGACGCTGATGCAATCACACTACTTATACTTAAAGAGGTCGAGCGATTTCCACTGTCAAAGGAGGAAAAAACATTACAACGACAGTCAGCTGTGTCCATAGCATACGCCGACGTGGGACCAGAAGCTATCGCAAAGATTCGGAAAGTTTACAAAAtggattttcttttatttggTTACGATATGACGCCTCCAGACAAACGACCTGGCGCTGTCACATTGTGAATTAAGGCTGATATGTAATCATGTGTAATTTAGATTATAAATACAGAAGACCCAGCTGATTAGAGCACCATTGTTCCCAACCAAAATCCTCTGGGTCGCGAGATCTCGAACTCCTGGGTTAAGTCAAAATGACCCCCAGGATTACAGTCCTTTATGGTATAACTACATTTACACTTCCGGCGTGTATTCTCTATTTGGCCTAACCAAAGAATTTGACGGTTACATGTCGGTAAACTCAAGTCATTATGTAAACAAGGAACACAACCCGCTTTAATGGTTCCGGGTTTTTTTATGTGAAATCTATTTTTGACATATGTTtccaatatataaacaatgccgtttacacaaaacaacaacaagaaagaaggaaaaaaacttatatttatattttgatagtttttCATGTTAACgctacatttaaaacaaatcaaaattccTAATTCATTGAACCTTATACACACTGACAATGGAATGGCAAAATAGCTTATTCAAAAATACTGTCAACACAGAATATAGTTCTACAGTAATGTCACAGAATATAGTTCTACAGTAATGTCACAGAATATAGTTCTACAGTAATGTCACAGAATATAGTTCTACAGTAATGTCATCATTTCATTCCATTTCGTGAGACATTCTAAAAATCAACATCTTctattcaaatattgtttttatttgcaaacTGTAGAAATAAGGAAAAAAAAGTGTGTGCCGAATATTTGGTAAGGTGAAACAGAGAATACGTACCGGAAGTGTACAAAtttatatacgtatacatggattaatgttgatatattgttatatacaaatgtatatatttttatatgtatacatgaattattgaaatattgttgaTTTTTGTTGTAATAAGTATTTATGACTATTGCATTCTGAAGAAAAACTCTCGTGACAACATGATATTAGGGatgaaatattgatgtttttatcaCAGCACTGTATTTAGGGGATAGtaagttgttttgagtggctatactggcgattagaacatgaaatttggtttgaactcgagaccgataggtcgagagtttaaaccaaatgtcatgttctaatcgccagtatagccacggaaaacaacgtactatccccattctaacacgtttactatcgcatatatttagaaacattgttttacagcgctacaagtacgctgttaagtactctgtgacctccgttagtgacgtgtcatactgtggcggattgaccaatcagagagaagctatcaaagtcggtcaattggccacgcccatactggcgagagctcggtctgtatgttaacgaagcggggtatttggattgttgtgaaagtcctgtttccgaagatttaaagacatatttggatttacgcagtatgcttaacgacatgtgcattttaacaaagtcagagttgacgtgtttctacaggctcaaccgttatgtgaagttgtgtgcacttgttccatttcatttcggattttacttgaccttagatgcttaAACACGGaagaaatgaacgtttcaatcaataaaatttattaagttaattcattccattcgatttcttcactttccaTTCCAATGtcacgggtcatcaatcataaatgttgcagtgttgaatttcgctacgagtcgaacttgacgccatattgttttgattagaaacggggcgtggcttaacacgacagatcatggttctatcgcagattagaagtcggtccgcaaccaatcaaaacacgcgttgcaaacgaatcgtgttagaatatCTTATATAGTATTTATTATGTGTGGTATCGAGATGAAATTAGGTATACATTTGATGTCACAATGTCATTTGACGTGACGTCATATAGTGACTCCGATTTGTTCAATGATCAAAACTAACCCGACATTAATTTTCACTTTGAAAGGATGTGATTACAAATGGCTAAACATTGTATATTAGTAGTTGAATGTAGTTTCTTTTAGGATCTTTAAAGTACAgtacatatatttcaatgtCAATTTACACGAGTTATACCTGCCAAAGGGGACATAATGAATTTCATTAGGAGTTAGTTTTTAACTTCTAACAATGTAATGCTCTAATATAAGATCTCTGTTATCTATtgtgtttgtatgtaatatTCTGTTATCCATTCTTCCTCTATACATTATGTTAATGTCGGTATTATACATGATGACTTTACACTCACTAAAtctatattaaaatgttatatcTGTGTTCACTGTCCTTTATACACGCCTTTGAGACTGTTGGTTGATTTTCAGACTGTAAGGTCCGCCTTTATTCGATTGTTTATGTGTAGCtttttacagtattttattgacaaaatagTTACCCAAACTTAACTTACTGGTCAATTTAGGTGTAAACAGTTGTTCGTTGTTATTCTGAGGGAAACGCATTTCcagctacatatatattttttttatttatagaatCTATAGAATAACGGTAAAAAGGGTAACATGTTAAATAATTACTTGAAATGAAGACCTCTAGTATGTAGTGAAAAATTTTAACGTTCTTCTTTATTAAGGATTCTCTTTCTGATGGTTTCCTCAAATGATAAAGTTCAGTATGGTATCCGAGACACAACGCGGAGCCTGTAATCAAAgtgacgtcatcagaatgtACACGTTGCAACGAAATACAATTAcacattgaactgctttcagttggaagttatgggctagTGAATGCcactggacaaaggcaaatttaatgaagcgcgctagcgcttcatatttaatttgcctttgtccagtttgCATTCGTCAGCCCATGACTTCCAACTGCAGGACCTGAACTGGGAGCAGTTCAATGCTAATATTTACAATTGACAACGATTTTAAAGACAACATCCAGGAATGATGCTCCTAAGAACTTATTATCGTCAAtgacggaacagccttttttAACAGCTATCTTTCGTTATCGCAGACGTGacaattgtgacgtcataatcaaggtttggaagttatggacttgTAACCTTCAGGTGatcttggtaaagttatatagtggggctgcagtgtaaaagttatatatcaatgtatattttacagaaataaactAAATGAGCCAATATGCGCTATGTACACATGTTTTGTGTAGGTGTTTAATTAAGCGTGTGCCTATTTATAGAACATGTTTCCTGAATACAGGCTAACGTACAGTATTCATCCGCGGGGCTCCAAATTGCTCGTGGTCTCCTGATTCTATCAAAGACTTGATTAAAATCAATGGCGTTTATTGAATCACCTCTTACTGTAAAGaacaagaaacaaaataaaaacatttattttcagttcTTAAAACAAGAGATCCGAGAGCCTAGATGGTCGTCTGATTACAAGAGACCTACTGCAGAGGAATGGTCATCATTTTGATATTCACACCACGTTAATAGAATCCAAGAAACGTCATTATTAAGTAAATTTGTTAAAGCAAATCATCTCGACACTAATTGAACCCTGGACCAAAGGGGTTCACATTAATTCCATTTTTGCAAAGCATGCAATCGGGTTGAGATGCAGTTTGTTTGAAATCCGCCTTGGCGTGTGGAAGTATTGCGTTTACATGTAACAGTTGACCCCGGGGCTGGTTCACATACTGGGTTTTCCTACACGTGCTCTTTTCTCGCTGTATTACAGGACATACTACAGTAGTATCTAAACATGATTAGTCAAATTCAATCAAACGAGGACAAAATGTGaacaggtgttccggaagagtaaacGTCTTCCGCTTTGTCGACGAGTTCCGCCAttaaaatctaggtcacaaatCT contains the following coding sequences:
- the LOC117336766 gene encoding carbohydrate sulfotransferase 9-like isoform X4, which gives rise to MSLSVKKVFVTLLSIVVLFIVGLLTTIHVGQDVEVRISHVQRLKLFTNTTNGVTAHYEQAIFPTPPLTIEQILESRRAVVQKICAKEFNSSVKTVGRAPIFFYSKSAKMTCCKAPKTGSSFWGTVVLAIESQKKSDDAFHINRNSVHGRNEIGLGTFVNASRHSLSVMVSRDPFTRLFSAYVDKYFLLGQLGRRIQSALKKGPFRMNGGICGYDVSFSDFLNYVTDMALKGVDLNEHFMPVVKLCDPCKLHYDVISKQESLTKDTKHVLGLLKFSDTKKMDIQNSLKKGLKNTVYSLVSSYLTDYKIYRSDCPDRVSHFEKVWKTLQVQGYVSTKADFPRREFQKMRLFDADAITLLILKEVERFPLSKEEKTLQRQSAVSIAYADVGPEAIAKIRKVYKMDFLLFGYDMTPPDKRPGAVTL
- the LOC117336766 gene encoding carbohydrate sulfotransferase 9-like isoform X1, yielding MSLSVKKVFVTLLSIVVLFIVGLLTTIHVGQDRRMISWFTRQNRPIRNSGENKPKAKELGSPNNVEVRISHVQRLKLFTNTTNGVTAHYEQAIFPTPPLTIEQILESRRAVVQKICAKEFNSSVKTVGRAPIFFYSKSAKMTCCKAPKTGSSFWGTVVLAIESQKKSDDAFHINRNSVHGRNEIGLGTFVNASRHSLSVMVSRDPFTRLFSAYVDKYFLLGQLGRRIQSALKKGPFRMNGGICGYDVSFSDFLNYVTDMALKGVDLNEHFMPVVKLCDPCKLHYDVISKQESLTKDTKHVLGLLKFSDTKKMDIQNSLKKGLKNTVYSLVSSYLTDYKIYRSDCPDRVSHFEKVWKTLQVQGYVSTKADFPRREFQKMRLFDADAITLLILKEVERFPLSKEEKTLQRQSAVSIAYADVGPEAIAKIRKVYKMDFLLFGYDMTPPDKRPGAVTL
- the LOC117336766 gene encoding carbohydrate sulfotransferase 9-like isoform X3, whose translation is MSLSVKKVFVTLLSIVVLFIVGLLTTIHVGQGENKPKAKELGSPNNVEVRISHVQRLKLFTNTTNGVTAHYEQAIFPTPPLTIEQILESRRAVVQKICAKEFNSSVKTVGRAPIFFYSKSAKMTCCKAPKTGSSFWGTVVLAIESQKKSDDAFHINRNSVHGRNEIGLGTFVNASRHSLSVMVSRDPFTRLFSAYVDKYFLLGQLGRRIQSALKKGPFRMNGGICGYDVSFSDFLNYVTDMALKGVDLNEHFMPVVKLCDPCKLHYDVISKQESLTKDTKHVLGLLKFSDTKKMDIQNSLKKGLKNTVYSLVSSYLTDYKIYRSDCPDRVSHFEKVWKTLQVQGYVSTKADFPRREFQKMRLFDADAITLLILKEVERFPLSKEEKTLQRQSAVSIAYADVGPEAIAKIRKVYKMDFLLFGYDMTPPDKRPGAVTL
- the LOC117336766 gene encoding carbohydrate sulfotransferase 9-like isoform X2, translating into MSLSVKKVFVTLLSIVVLFIVGLLTTIHVGQDRRMISWFTRQNRPIRNSDVEVRISHVQRLKLFTNTTNGVTAHYEQAIFPTPPLTIEQILESRRAVVQKICAKEFNSSVKTVGRAPIFFYSKSAKMTCCKAPKTGSSFWGTVVLAIESQKKSDDAFHINRNSVHGRNEIGLGTFVNASRHSLSVMVSRDPFTRLFSAYVDKYFLLGQLGRRIQSALKKGPFRMNGGICGYDVSFSDFLNYVTDMALKGVDLNEHFMPVVKLCDPCKLHYDVISKQESLTKDTKHVLGLLKFSDTKKMDIQNSLKKGLKNTVYSLVSSYLTDYKIYRSDCPDRVSHFEKVWKTLQVQGYVSTKADFPRREFQKMRLFDADAITLLILKEVERFPLSKEEKTLQRQSAVSIAYADVGPEAIAKIRKVYKMDFLLFGYDMTPPDKRPGAVTL